GGACGGTAAATGATATCGAAACTATAGCAGGAGAGTTCGATCTTCCACCGCATGATCTTATCATTCTTGATCTTCCCTTTGTGGCACTGGTCAAACATGTAAGATACTGATTTCTGGTCTGTTTTAAGAGTGAAGTGCCTCCCTGTTAGGAAGTGCCTCCAGTGTCGGACAGCTTCTACAATCGCTTGTGCCTCTTTCTCAACTGAGGCGTGCTTGAGCTCGCTGCCCTGTAAGGCTCTTGAGAAGAATGCAACTGGCCTCCCATTTTGGCTGAGAGTGGCAGCTAATGCCACCTCTGAAGCATCCGTCTCAACTTCAAATGGAATGCTTTCATCGATTGCACTAACAAAAGCTTCCTCCACCGTCTTCTTGATACTCTCAAAGGCCGCGACAGCGGGCTCGGGTAATGGAAAAACCTTGCAGGAGGTTATTGGCTTGATTCGATCCGAGTATGCGGGTATCCATTGTGAGTAGTAGGAAAACAATCCGAGGCATCTGTTCAGAGACTTTGAGTCACTTGGAACGGGTAGCTCTCGCAAAGGGCGTAGACGTTCTGGGTCTGGACTGATATTCCCTTCCTCAACCACATATCCAAGGATAGGAAGACTCCTGGTGGAGAAGATGCTCTTGTCGTTGTTATAGCAGATGTTCTTGCTCTTAGCAGCTTCAAGGAAACTCTGAAGGTTGGAATCATGCTCTTCTTGGTCTTTCCCACAGATTGTGATGTTGTCGAGATAAGGGAAGACCGCCTTGAGATTGTTCTCTTCCACAAAATTAGTCATCTCTCTCTGGAAGCAGGCCACCCCGTTGGTGACGCCGAATGGGAGTCGGCTAAACTGATACAGGTTACCTCTAGCTTCGAATGCTGTGTACGGTTTATCCTCATCTTTGAGAGGGATCTGATGATAAGCACTGCGTAGATCAATAGTGCTGAAGACTTTGTACTGGGCGATCTGGTTAACCAAGTCGGTTATTCGTGGTAATGGGAATGCGTCGAGGAGGGTAAACCTGTTGATGGTCTGTGAGTAATCAATTACTAGCCTCTTCTTGTGATTCTCATCCTTGGTTACTACAACTTGTGCTCGCCATGGAGAGCGACTGGGCTCAATTATTCCTTCATTAAGCAGCCTCTTAACTTCTTCATCAATGAACGTGGAATCTTCTTGGCTGTAGCGGCGTGACTTTGTGGCAATAGGATGACAGTCTGCTGTCAGGTTTGCAAATGGCTCAGGCGGGTCTACATTCAGAGTGCTGAAGCTACAGACGGAGAGGGGCGGTTCGGAGCCCTTGTACTGGAAGATGACACTTTCGTGCTTTGACTGAAAGTCTACTCCTAATATGAGGTCTGCACATAGCCCAGGGAGTACAGAAAACTTGAGGCCTTCATATCTCCGTCCTTGGTAGGTAAGATCAACTGTGCAAGTACCACTAACCTTGATGGCGCCTGTCGAGGAGGTTGCCATGGATACGGTACTAGATGAGGGCTGGACTGTCAGACTTGCTTGCTCTACTAGACTGGGATGGATATAGCTTTCACTACTCCCACTGTCAAACAGGGCCTTGATTGATTTCAAGGGCCCCTTGCCTTGCAATCCTTGGATATTGACGACACCACATGATTTAGAGAGGGATTTTGGTGGGTTAGCTGTCAATGTGGCGAGTGTCGGGGACCAAGTTGCTGGCGAAACTCTTTCTTTTGGAACCGCCTTTCCTTTACAAACTTTAGCAAAATGGCATTTCTTTTGACACTTGTTGCAAATAGCCTCCAGGGCAGGACACTTCGGTCGAGGGTGTTTCTTGTTTCCACAGAAAAAGCAAGTAGCTTTATCGGGTTTCATTGTAGCTACAGTAGACTCGTCAGGCTGTTCTGCTGACAATGAGGTGCTGTTACAAGGTAGTGCTGCATTTATAGGTATCTGTGGTGCTCCATATGATTCTGAACTCCTCATAGCTGACTCCAGAGCTCGAGCCTGGTCAAACATGGTCTTTAGATCAAGTGTTTTGTTCTCCAACAATCGTTGCCTGATTGTGTTGGATTGCAGACCTGTAATAAACGCATCCCGTATGCTCTCTTCGCTGTACTGCGCTGCGGTTACACTCTTAAAATCACAGTCCTTACTCAGTGTTTTCAGAGCTTGCAAGTACTCATCTAAGCTTTCCGATGGTTGCTGGCGTCTCGTTGCAAGTAGATGGCGAGCGAAGATCTCATTCCGTGGTCTAACATAAAGGGCTTGTAGCGCCTCAATTGCTGCATCGTATTCCGTACAATCTTCGATGTGTTGGAAGAGTGTTGGAGAAACAAAGTTAGTTAAAACGGTCAACTTGTCCAGGCCCGTCTGAGGTAGAACTTGTACGAAATTCTCGAAGGTCCTTTTCCAATGGAGCCATTCCTTCTGGGCCGTGCTGCTATTTGGATCGGTTTCTAGGCGTTCAGGACGCAGTACTTTATCCATGGGACTTCAGAAAATATGTTGATTAAATTGTAGTAGAAGGTATGCCTCTAAACTGAGGCTTTAATcaacataaatctacagcttgTAAAACTAAACCGAAAACTAAGCAAGATGGCTGCCCCTAGAGATTCTATGGGGTAAAACCgctgtacaacaataaacataacacaggcagcccaacacGTAATGTTCAAGGTTTTTAACATACATAAATACTACATTCACCCCTCTGTTAGAGGTTAAGTCTGAGCACGGGGGCATTCAATGTTCAAGGTTCTTAACGTAACATAAATACTACACCATAGCTTATTTTCTATCAAGTTATTGTGGAAAGTCGTGTTAAACTCGGAATGATTACGGAAAATTTCGCTGTGTTGTACATTAACGTCGCGTTGAGACCCGTGTAAACTTCAAACTTgcagttaaagccgcattgtcactagtttacttccggtcgattacgtaacacaatctccgatgatttttaacagaaaacgcgaaaaatatttcaaaatattgaaagcggtttgtctattgcaagtttcttcgaggatgtgattgataatttagagcggatggcatgtaaatatctcggattctaatagattcttttgtcttttaacggtcgaggtttccgtcggatctccggaagtgaactggtgacaatgtgggtTTAAATCAAGTCTCAAGACCTTATTTGTGACCTGAACACTCAAGAATGAGCTAAAGGTATTTACCTCAATTTGCTTGGTCTATTCGGAAGTAGATATTTGAATCAGCTGATGTGAACTGTCTACTATATATAAATCgccattttgtgttttttcatAAAGGCTTCTGTTTAGTTTTTCACGTGTTGTTTCCTTTCGATaagcttttcttttctaaaaTCAAACCTCTAtccctcattgaatgtcattatATGTTTTCTCGTTAATATTTGCATTAAAAAACTAGAAGTTTAACTTATGCGTTGTCGTAGTGTTTTTGCGCCATGTAGCTAACTTACTGAAGTAATGTTCTAATTACACAGTGAAAGCTTCATGTGATGGAGGAAAAGAACAAAGATTAGACCCTTTAAATGAATCCAGTGATGTGTCATTTGTTAACAATGTCACAAACCAGTAGAGTAATACTTAGGTATGGTTAATAATGCAACAAATGATTGTTTATTCATTTAAGTAAATGCACTTTATATAATCTAACAGTGTTAATCTAACAGGCTTGTTCAGGAGTCCTTCAATACATTGTTTGTACCATTGACCTATTTCTGGCATGAGTCCCTGAATTCTTATGTAGTCTATCCAATAGGAGATTTAGACTTATTCTCTGCACAAGTACACCATCACTGATGACAGAGACAaactttttcaaaatggccgccAGTTTTGCAACACAGGAACCCCAACATTCCCCCCtccaggtatcccagtcaaccctgtgcgcagggtctagtttttattatttcttaaaAGTGTTCCAAATAGGTTCCAAATGGTTGATGTGAACCAACAGTATGGCCTTTTTCTCGAGACACTTGACATTAAAGAGTAAAAAACATTTGGTTCGATTGTATGGTTTCTTATAAAATATACTCTTGGAAGCATTCTTATAAACAATTAAATTTACTTGCTCGCATAAAGCAAACAATTTCTAAAACTAGATATTCATAAGGTACTTTAAAATTTTTCAATGCTCATTGCTTATAGCAGTAAATCCACAAATTGTTATGTTAATAGCTTGGTAtccttctattttttttttttttaccagagTACCCCTAGGTTTAGATGTGCAAAACACGATAAAACCACAATGGGTCACTTACAAATCTCCTTCCCTCCCTTCATcagtcatttttttattgtgataTGACGGACGATGACTGGTGATGGTTCAGTGTTTTTTAAAATCAATAAGAATCCTTTAAATTACTATCAAACATTTTCCTAA
The DNA window shown above is from Nematostella vectensis chromosome 15, jaNemVect1.1, whole genome shotgun sequence and carries:
- the LOC125560740 gene encoding uncharacterized protein LOC125560740 translates to MDKVLRPERLETDPNSSTAQKEWLHWKRTFENFVQVLPQTGLDKLTVLTNFVSPTLFQHIEDCTEYDAAIEALQALYVRPRNEIFARHLLATRRQQPSESLDEYLQALKTLSKDCDFKSVTAAQYSEESIRDAFITGLQSNTIRQRLLENKTLDLKTMFDQARALESAMRSSESYGAPQIPINAALPCNSTSLSAEQPDESTVATMKPDKATCFFCGNKKHPRPKCPALEAICNKCQKKCHFAKSSRASKSDSPALI